In Hypanus sabinus isolate sHypSab1 chromosome 17, sHypSab1.hap1, whole genome shotgun sequence, the following proteins share a genomic window:
- the LOC132407135 gene encoding natural cytotoxicity triggering receptor 3 ligand 1-like: MFLKRSFWTMYLLAIVKAAAMDVPGKAAPNADRNIVLSGTNFTCRCSFRFDLDQSTIKVYWWRDGNATFLKEDSRKLFSIKAGGAYLHLLNVTVSDAGTYYCAIKQAGRTIEKGYGEKVVVYAVPSPLKIVSMRSAKSSSAFLTLQCRTAAFYPKEFNLTWHKNGTEVQHGIKHEQYLTAGGLYEVISSLEESQSVRENTVYTCQVHHISTPVPATANYTVSKAAVVSVLAVDWIVRGSLAALVFQVWATLIYFAYKV; the protein is encoded by the exons ATGTTTCTGAAGCGGTCATTTTGGACCATGTATTTACTTGCCATTGTGAAAGCGG CTGCCATGGACGTGCCGGGCAAGGCGGCTCCGAATGCTGATCGGAATATCGTGCTCAGCGGCACCAACTTCACTTGCCGATGCTCCTTCCGCTTCGACCTTGATCAGTCAACTATCAAAGTTTACTGGTGGAGAGATGGAAATGCGACTTTTCTAAAGGAAGATAGCAGAAAATTGTTCAGTATTAAGGCAGGAGGCGCCTACCTTCACCTCCTGAATGTCACCGTCTCGGACGCTGGAACATATTATTGTGCCATAAAACAAGCGGGACGAACGATCgaaaagggatatggagagaaggttgTGGTATACG ctgtcccctctcctctgaaGATTGTATCTATGCGATCGGCAAAATCTTCATCTGCTTTCCTGACACTCCAATGCAGAACGGCTGCTTTTTATCCAAAAGAATTTAACCTCACCTGGCATAAAAATGGTACCGAGGTCCAACATGGAATCAAACACGAACAGTACCTAACTGCAGGGGGTTTATACGAAGTGATCAGCTCGTTGGAAGAGTCACAGTCAGTCAGGGAAAACACAGTTTACACATGTCAAGTTCACCATATTTCGACACCAGTTCCAGCAACTGCCAACTACACTGTTTCTAAAGCAG CCGTGGTCTCCGTTCTTGCCGTTGATTGGATCGTGCGTGGTTCCCTGGCTGCGCTCGTATTTCAAGTATGGGCTACTCTTATTTATTTTGCTTACAAGGTCTGA